A window of Coturnix japonica isolate 7356 chromosome 2, Coturnix japonica 2.1, whole genome shotgun sequence contains these coding sequences:
- the ASB10 gene encoding ankyrin repeat and SOCS box protein 10 isoform X1 yields MDCSFPFSSATQCMLQQDKEQLDQQRCSQPQSHRTGHNVAAQRPWVGRMEPLQCRDLLVQNALFSGDLEMVRKYFTRSTAINLIIESRGEELRWTSRKFGLWSLSYEQELTTPLHITASRGYTDCLHLLLLRGAAVNFAPGGKTALHEACVAASADCVRLLLSFGADPEAVSEDGYRPLHLCKSPDSIKCVQQLLKHGAHVNSRTEEEEDTVLHVAARHGLIDHVQLLLQHGAELEARNEEGQTPLNAACAQPHSAQDMERYYRVCQLLVQSGASVNAADRDHQHPLHLACKNANAQIAELLLAQGANVNIMNYSGNTALHNILQAAAYKLEHHPELVVRTLLNYGAIRIWPGSLLKVLRYCNACPRAIEALMNCYDHVRVSEEWVSAVPAEVVQKYPRFYQSLFSLEHRPRSLQHLARCTLRAFLEGRLLPVLSQLHLPSALQRFLLLSFEDVLY; encoded by the exons ATGGACTGCTCCTTTCCCTTCAGCTCTGCCACACAGTGCATgctgcagcaggacaaggagcagcTAGATCAGCAGAGGTGCTCTCAGCCCCAGTCCCACCGCACTGGGCACAATGTGGCTGCCCAGAGGCCCTGGGTCGGCCGCATGGAGCCCCTGCAGTGCCGGGACCTGCTGGTGCAGAACGCGCTCTTCAGCGGGGACCTGGAGATGGTTCGGAAGTACTTCACCAGGAGCACAGCCATCAACCTCATCATTGAGAGCAGGGGCGAGGAGCTGCGCTGGACCAGCAGGAAGTTTG GACTGTGGTCTCTGAGCTACGAGCAAGAGCTCACCACACCACTACACATCACAGCCAGCCGGGGCTACACAGACTGcctgcatctcctgctgctcaggggTGCTGCCGTCAACTTTGCACCGGGGGGTAAGACTGCCCTGCACGAGGCTTGTGTGGCAGCCAGCGCTGACTGCGTGCGCCTGCTGCTCAGCTTTGGCGCTGATCCTGAGGCTGTCTCTGAGGATGGCTACAGGCCTCTGCATCTCTGCAAGAGCCCAGACTCCATCAA GTgtgttcagcagctgctgaagcacGGTGCCCATGTAAACAGCCggacagaggaggaggaggacacGGTGCTGCACGTGGCAGCACGGCACGGCCTCATCGATCAtgtccagctgctgctgcagcacggggcagagctggaggcGAGGAACGAGGAGGGGCAGACACCGCTGAATGCTGCCTGTGCGCAGCCCCACTCAGCCCAGGACATGGAGCGCTACTACAGGGTGTGCCAGCTGCTGGTGCAGAGCGGTGCCAGCGTCAATGCTGCTGACAGGGACCATCAGCACCCCCTGCACTTGGCCTGCAAGAACGCCAACGCTCAGatagcagagctgctgctggcccagGGTGCAAACGTCAACATCATGAACTACAGCGgcaacacagccctgcacaacatcctgcaggcagctgcctaCAAGCTGGAGCACCATCCCGAGCTTGTGGTGCGGACCCTGCTCAACTACGGGGCCATCCGCATCTGGCCTGGCTCCCTCCTCAAG GTGCTGCGGTACTGCAATGCCTGCCCGCGAGCCATCGAGGCCCTGATGAACTGCTATGACCACGTGCGCGTGTCCGAGGAGTGGGTGTCGGCGGTGCCAGCAGAGGTTGTGCAG AAGTATCCCCGCTTCTACCAGTCGCTGTTCTCCCTGGAGCACAGGCCCCGCTCCCTGCAGCACTTGGCCCGCTGCACGCTCAGGGCCTTCCTGGAGGGACGGCTGCTCCCGGTGCTCTCCCAGCTGCACCTGCCCAGTGCCCTGCAGCgcttcctgctgctcagcttcGAGGACGTTCTCTATTGA
- the ASB10 gene encoding ankyrin repeat and SOCS box protein 10 isoform X3 codes for MDCSFPFSSATQCMLQQDKEQLDQQRCSQPQSHRTGHNVAAQRPWVGRMEPLQCRDLLVQNALFSGDLEMVRKYFTRSTAINLIIESRGEELRWTSRKFGLWSLSYEQELTTPLHITASRGYTDCLHLLLLRGAAVNFAPGGKTALHEACVAASADCVRLLLSFGADPEAVSEDGYRPLHLCKSPDSIKCVQQLLKHGAHVNSRTEEEEDTVLHVAARHGLIDHVQLLLQHGAELEARNEEGQTPLNAACAQPHSAQDMERYYRVCQLLVQSGASVNAADRDHQHPLHLACKNANAQIAELLLAQGANVNIMNYSGNTALHNILQAAAYKLEHHPELVVRTLLNYGAIRIWPGSLLKVLVLLPGVYPSAHASSARHQQMKS; via the exons ATGGACTGCTCCTTTCCCTTCAGCTCTGCCACACAGTGCATgctgcagcaggacaaggagcagcTAGATCAGCAGAGGTGCTCTCAGCCCCAGTCCCACCGCACTGGGCACAATGTGGCTGCCCAGAGGCCCTGGGTCGGCCGCATGGAGCCCCTGCAGTGCCGGGACCTGCTGGTGCAGAACGCGCTCTTCAGCGGGGACCTGGAGATGGTTCGGAAGTACTTCACCAGGAGCACAGCCATCAACCTCATCATTGAGAGCAGGGGCGAGGAGCTGCGCTGGACCAGCAGGAAGTTTG GACTGTGGTCTCTGAGCTACGAGCAAGAGCTCACCACACCACTACACATCACAGCCAGCCGGGGCTACACAGACTGcctgcatctcctgctgctcaggggTGCTGCCGTCAACTTTGCACCGGGGGGTAAGACTGCCCTGCACGAGGCTTGTGTGGCAGCCAGCGCTGACTGCGTGCGCCTGCTGCTCAGCTTTGGCGCTGATCCTGAGGCTGTCTCTGAGGATGGCTACAGGCCTCTGCATCTCTGCAAGAGCCCAGACTCCATCAA GTgtgttcagcagctgctgaagcacGGTGCCCATGTAAACAGCCggacagaggaggaggaggacacGGTGCTGCACGTGGCAGCACGGCACGGCCTCATCGATCAtgtccagctgctgctgcagcacggggcagagctggaggcGAGGAACGAGGAGGGGCAGACACCGCTGAATGCTGCCTGTGCGCAGCCCCACTCAGCCCAGGACATGGAGCGCTACTACAGGGTGTGCCAGCTGCTGGTGCAGAGCGGTGCCAGCGTCAATGCTGCTGACAGGGACCATCAGCACCCCCTGCACTTGGCCTGCAAGAACGCCAACGCTCAGatagcagagctgctgctggcccagGGTGCAAACGTCAACATCATGAACTACAGCGgcaacacagccctgcacaacatcctgcaggcagctgcctaCAAGCTGGAGCACCATCCCGAGCTTGTGGTGCGGACCCTGCTCAACTACGGGGCCATCCGCATCTGGCCTGGCTCCCTCCTCAAG GTGCTGGTTCTTCTCCCTGGGGTGTATCCTTCAGCTCATGCTTCCTCTGCAAGACACCAGCAAATGAAGAGTTAA
- the ASB10 gene encoding ankyrin repeat and SOCS box protein 10 isoform X2, which produces MGSPVGRGDERREPICTRKAEGPAQAFWQALLAGEQGVVADLLSHPQHQLSPRTVFDTSDLEEWRNYRFNFRGLRLWSLSYEQELTTPLHITASRGYTDCLHLLLLRGAAVNFAPGGKTALHEACVAASADCVRLLLSFGADPEAVSEDGYRPLHLCKSPDSIKCVQQLLKHGAHVNSRTEEEEDTVLHVAARHGLIDHVQLLLQHGAELEARNEEGQTPLNAACAQPHSAQDMERYYRVCQLLVQSGASVNAADRDHQHPLHLACKNANAQIAELLLAQGANVNIMNYSGNTALHNILQAAAYKLEHHPELVVRTLLNYGAIRIWPGSLLKVLRYCNACPRAIEALMNCYDHVRVSEEWVSAVPAEVVQKYPRFYQSLFSLEHRPRSLQHLARCTLRAFLEGRLLPVLSQLHLPSALQRFLLLSFEDVLY; this is translated from the exons ATGGGCAGTCCCGTGGGCAGAGGGGATGAGCGGCGGGAGCCCATCTGCACACGGAAGGCAGAGGGCCCAGCACAGGCATTCTGGCAGGCACTGCtggctggggagcagggggTTGTGGCCGACCTCCTCAGCCACCCTCAGCACCAGCTCAGTCCCCGCACGGTGTTTGACACCAGTGACCTGGAGGAGTGGAGGAACTACCGCTTCAATTTCCGTGGGCTGA GACTGTGGTCTCTGAGCTACGAGCAAGAGCTCACCACACCACTACACATCACAGCCAGCCGGGGCTACACAGACTGcctgcatctcctgctgctcaggggTGCTGCCGTCAACTTTGCACCGGGGGGTAAGACTGCCCTGCACGAGGCTTGTGTGGCAGCCAGCGCTGACTGCGTGCGCCTGCTGCTCAGCTTTGGCGCTGATCCTGAGGCTGTCTCTGAGGATGGCTACAGGCCTCTGCATCTCTGCAAGAGCCCAGACTCCATCAA GTgtgttcagcagctgctgaagcacGGTGCCCATGTAAACAGCCggacagaggaggaggaggacacGGTGCTGCACGTGGCAGCACGGCACGGCCTCATCGATCAtgtccagctgctgctgcagcacggggcagagctggaggcGAGGAACGAGGAGGGGCAGACACCGCTGAATGCTGCCTGTGCGCAGCCCCACTCAGCCCAGGACATGGAGCGCTACTACAGGGTGTGCCAGCTGCTGGTGCAGAGCGGTGCCAGCGTCAATGCTGCTGACAGGGACCATCAGCACCCCCTGCACTTGGCCTGCAAGAACGCCAACGCTCAGatagcagagctgctgctggcccagGGTGCAAACGTCAACATCATGAACTACAGCGgcaacacagccctgcacaacatcctgcaggcagctgcctaCAAGCTGGAGCACCATCCCGAGCTTGTGGTGCGGACCCTGCTCAACTACGGGGCCATCCGCATCTGGCCTGGCTCCCTCCTCAAG GTGCTGCGGTACTGCAATGCCTGCCCGCGAGCCATCGAGGCCCTGATGAACTGCTATGACCACGTGCGCGTGTCCGAGGAGTGGGTGTCGGCGGTGCCAGCAGAGGTTGTGCAG AAGTATCCCCGCTTCTACCAGTCGCTGTTCTCCCTGGAGCACAGGCCCCGCTCCCTGCAGCACTTGGCCCGCTGCACGCTCAGGGCCTTCCTGGAGGGACGGCTGCTCCCGGTGCTCTCCCAGCTGCACCTGCCCAGTGCCCTGCAGCgcttcctgctgctcagcttcGAGGACGTTCTCTATTGA